The window TGGGAGCTTCCGCATTTAAGGCCGTGCTGCTGACCCTGATCACTGTTTCCATCTTTTTTGCAACGATTTCAACGGCAATCAATTATGCTCAGGGCTTCAATGACCGGGTTTTAAACTGGTACCAGGGGAAAATAAGTGAAAATCCTGAAGTTTCCGCTGCAAAACGGAACAGGAGAGGAGCAATGCTCACCTTGCTTTATATCATACTTACCTGGGGCGTCTCCCAGGTTGGGCTTACAAGCCTGGTGTCCAAGGGGCTGACTCTTGTGTCTTATATTAACCTGTTCACATTGATTTTGCCCACTATAGTAAATGTGATGATTGGATGGCAGGATGGGGGGATTCCATTTAAAGTGTTAAAAGGTAAATGATTGGAATGTTTGTACATAGATGGAAGGCCGGGGATACCCAATGCTTGATCAGCACCCGGAAAGACAGAAGGCAGATAATAACTTTTGGAGCCGGTATAATTACTGGCTCCGCAGATTGCAGATAAACTGTATTCCAGTATTTTCTTTTTTCCAGAATTCTCATTATGCCCATAACTGTTGGTTATGAATATTTATGTAATAACTCTTTCGGAATATGGCAATAGTCATTCGGGCACCTATCTAATCTATCCTGATGTTCCTCTGCACTTTTAACGTAATTCATAAGTGGCAGGACTTCCACTGCAATTTTGTCCCTATCTGCTCTTTCTATTATATAATTCTTAGCATCTTCCAAATGTCGGGGCACTTTACTATATACGCCTGTGCGGTATTTTTTTCCCACATCATTCCCTTGTTTATTCATACTGTAAGGATCTATGATCTCAAAAAAATAATCCATTAGTTGGGAAACAGATACAATATCAGGGTCAAATTCTGTTTTTACGCATTCAGCATAACCATCATACTCGCCTTCGAGAGTATTTGAGTAACCATTTGCCCGTCCAGCCTGAGTATGAATAACACCTTTTAGTGTTTTGATAAATGCTTGTACACCCCATAGGCAGCCACCTGCAAAATATATTGTTTCAACCATAGTATTCACCTATTTTCTTTCGTCAAGTATAAATGATCAACAGTTAAAGACTAACAGAAGATTCCCATTTTACTTAATTATATCAGAACCAGGCGCAAAAATATAGAAATGTTTATATCATTTGGCTTTTTCTGCAGACTGCTCTTTATGATGTTTTGAATTCATGGATTTTTTAGTATTTACTTTGCCTTCCCTATATGTTATGATGAAAAAAATACGTTATAATAGATGGTGAACAGTATGAATGACTTAAAATCAATCATTGTAGAGCGAATGAAAGCAGTACGCAACAGCAAGCAGTTAAGCTTAGATCAGGCGGCGGATTTAACCGGGATCAGCAAGGCCATGCTGAGCCAGATCGAGCGTGGGCAGTCTATGCCTACTATCACAACACTTTGGAAAATCTCCACAGGGTACAAGGTTCCGCTCACCTATTTTTTAGAGCAGGAAAAGAGTAATTACACCAAAATAGACACATTGAATACCCAGCCTGTTTATGAGGAAAACGAAAAGATGCGGACCTTCCCCCTTTTTCCCTATAATCCTGCTCAGAACTTAGAGATGCTGTATATCGAATTTGAGCCGGGGTGCGTTCACCAATCCGCCAGACATATGGATGGCGTGGAAGAATATATCTTTGTCCAGAAAGGACAATTGGAAATGCGCCTGAATCAGGATGAGACTGTTTTGACCGAAACCCAGTGTTTTCGTTTTAAAGCTGATGTTCCTCATTGCTATATCAACTCTTCAAAGGAAACGTGCTGCATCCTGAACATTATTTTTTACCCGATGATGACATAATGGAGTACATAAGAAAAATATGAAAAAAGCACTTATATTTGGTATTGCCGGATCTTTCTTTTTTGCATTTACATTTGTGTTCAACCGCAGCATGCACTTATCCGGAGGAAGCTGGATCTGGAGCGCAAGCCTTCGCTATTTGTTTACTTTTCCCATTCTGGCTATGATTGTGGGAAAACACCGCGGATTTCAGCATGTCCATAAAGTCATAAGAAAGAATCTTTTCAATTGGCTCATTTGGAGTACTGTTGGATTCGGCTTTTTTTATGCACCGCTCTCTTATGCGGCCGATTACGGGGAATCCTGGTTGATTGCGGCATCCTGGCAGGTAACAATCGTAATGGGTATCTTATTGTCTCCTGTATTTCATAAACGTGTACCCATAAAAAACCTATGTATATCAGGATTCATTTTAATCGGAGTATTTCTTTTGCAGGTACATGATATAGCTGATCTGGATATTAAGAGGACCCTTATGACGCTGCTTCCTATCCTTATAGGGGCTGTCTCCTATCCCCTGGGAAACAGAAAAATCATGGAGGCAAGCGGGGATCAGCTTTCTACAATCCAACGCACCTACGGCATGACGTTATGCAGCCTCCCCTTCTGGTTTGTTTTAGCTGTATTTGGCCTGGTAAATACCGGAGGCCCTTCTGTAAATCAGACCCTCCAGTCCCTGTGCGTCGCAGTTTTTTCCGGAGTGATCGCAACCCTGCTGTTTTTTAAAGCCACCGATCTGGTCAAGTCAAACCATAAGCAGCTTGCTGTGATCGAATCCACACAGTCAGGTGAGGTCATATTTACTTTGCTGGGGGGCATCTGGCTCCTTGGGGATTCACAGCCTGATTATCTGGGAATGATCGGTATATCTTTTATTGTGTTGGGCATGATCCTAAACAGCCTGATTGTGACATTTTCTAAGAAGCCAGAGATCAATCACCCGTAACGGAACGGCCGATACCTGCCCTCTGACGGATAAAAAACAAAAAGTATTACAGCTGTTTCGCCTTCCAGGAACTTGAAAGTTCCATGATAGTCTGGTAATATAAGGAACAGATCATTTCGTTTAAACTGTCAGATGATATGGAAGCTGAAAAATAAAAGACAGTCTGTTAAGTGAAAGACACCACAGAGGGAGAGACCCTTTGGATAAAAAGATGAGAAAGGATAGGGTATATGGGCCAGAAACTTCTTACCCCAATCCTTCCGGAGACAATGGATTTTGTACTGGAAGATATGGAGGAATTATCCCGCAGAAAAGACCAGGAGGAAGCGGTAACAGATGTACTCATAAGAAACCTTCATATAGCGGAGGAAGACCTTTCCCGCATGCGTTTTTCCGCCGTCATATTTGAGAACTGTATATTTCAGGATTGCACCTTTGAAAAAGGGGAATTTACTGATGTGGTGTTTCGCGCCTGTGATATATCCAACTGCAATTTTGAGGACAGCTATTTTAACCGGACGGAATTCCTCTCCTCAAAGGGGCTGGGCGTAAAGTTTTGCGGAAATACCATGCTTCATACGGTGATCCTTGACTGTAATTTCAACTATGGGAATTTTGATTCTTCCAGGCTGGAACACATCCGCTTTTCTGATACTCAGATCCGCGGCGGCTTCCTGACTCAATGCCGCTGTAAGGCGGTAGAATGGAACCGGGCAAATCTGGAAAACGCCAGTTTTTTTAAAACCGTAATGAGAGGAATGGATTTTACCAGCAGCATGATACAGGGGTTGGTTCTGTCTGACGGCTGCCCGGAGATAAAAGGTGCAGTGGTGGATTTATACCAGGCAGCAGAACTGGCAAAGTATTTAGGAGTTGTCATAAAAAGCTGACACTTTGCTGCTCAAATACGTTTCTGAATCAAGAATGAGGTTTTTAATGAGCCCTCGTGGTGATAAAATGGCTGTAATTATGTTGCAAGATAAGCGTTTCTTTAAGGAGGCGATTTTTTTATGATGGAACCCTCAAAGACTGCATAGCACGGGTTATGCAGTTAAAATAAAAGAGTAATTGTATAGCCTTTGCTATTCCTGACAGTAAAAATATGTTTGGGAGGCAGCGATGCGCTATCAGAAAGCCAATGAAATTTTACCGGAAGAGCTGGTGGAATTAATTCAGAATTATATAGACGGGGAATATGTTTACATCCCCAGAAAACAGGAAAATAAACGAACCTGGGGCCAGAGGACAGGAGCCAGAGAGGAAAGGAAACGCCGGGATGTATCTATTTATGAGGATTATGTATCCGGTATATGCGTGAGGCTTTTAGCAGAGCGCTATTACTTATCCGAGAAAAGCATCCAGAGGATCGTACTTCAGGAAAAGAAAAATATGGAAATGAAATAGGGCGGCACATCAAATAGAAAATGGTGTGCCGCCTTTTCTTTATTTCATAAATGAGTATGAGGTGGGATAAAAAAAGAGGGCGTGTTACAGTTGTCTGAGAAACAATTGTAAAAATGGAGAAAGAACATGAATCGTAATTTACGAAAACAATGGATCGTCACGCCGGACCAGCTTCCAGCCATCATAAGAAGGTGCCCCAAATGCGGAAAAAAGACGGAATTTATAAACAGCGGAAAATTCAGGGTCAACGCCAACGGCCGTCTTTTAGACGTCTGGCTGGTCTACCGGTGCGGACAATGCGAGACCTCCTGGAATATGACCCTGTGGGAACGGGTGGAGGCAGGCCGCTTAGAAAAGAAAGAGTATGAAGGATTTTTAAACAATGATCCTGATCTGGCAGCAAAATACGGAAATGACAGGGAAATATTTGCCCGCAATAAGGCGGAGGCAGCTGCCTCAAAAGAGGAATACCACGTGACGACTGTGGATACTGCATTTCCCTGCGGAAAGGACCATGCCATGGAAATTGAAATCAGGATTCCGTCTGGATTTGATTTAAGAGCTGATGTTTTTTTGATGAAACAGCTGTCCGTATCCAGAAGCAGAATAAAGAAATGGTGTGAGGACGGGCTGATTTTAAACGGCAGCGAAGTTTTGTCTCCAAAGGGGAAAGTGAAAGACGGGATGATCCTGCAGATAAAAAAGGAAGCCGTCCGGTCAGAAGCGGAAGAGAAATGGGAGTATTTCTTTTGTCAAAATGGACAAGGGTGTTGATTACTGATGAAAAACCAAGTGATGATCCATCTGTTTTAAAGACAGCGGAGCCTTTGTGGGCGGCCGCTGTCTCTTCTTTTCATTCCAGTTGAACAGACGGACTTTTTCAGTGATACAAAAGGCTGTATATTAAAAATGAAAAAAGCATATAAAGCTTGAACCACTGATCCGGATTTCCTTCTTTCATATCCTTACTTATTAATTAAGAAGGTTAAAAAGAATCAAAATTTTGGAAAAAGTCACTTGACAATCTGATTGGAATGCTATATTATAACAATATCAGTAATCATTACTATTATTGATAAAGAATATCAATAAGATTTAAAGATATTCAACCCTGCTTTATCGGGCATAACCGAATAGCAGCGATAGCTGCAATTCGGTCAAATTATAAATATAAAACACAGGAGGTAATTATTATGTCATTAATCGGAACAGAAGTAAAACCATTCAAGGCCCAGGCTTTTCATAACGGTGAATTCGTAGAGGTTACAGAAGCAGATTTTAAGGGAAAGTGGAGCATCATCTGCTTTTATCCCGCAGATTTCACCTTTGTATGCCCGACGGAGCTGGAAGATTTACAGAACAATTACGAGACATTTAAGAAACTGGGAGCAGAGGTTTATTCCGTTTCTACGGATACTCATTTTACCCACAAGGCATGGCATGACAATTCCGAAGCTATCCGTAAATTGACCTATATTATGATTGGGGATCCCTCTCATACCTTGTCCCGTAATTTTGATGTGCTGATTGAAGCAGATGGACTTGCAGACCGGGGTACTTTTATCGTTGATCCGGATGGCATCATTCAGTCCGTAGAAATCAATGCGGGAAACATTGGCCGTGATGCAAACGTTCTTATTGATAAGATCAAGGCTGCCCAGTATGTAAGAAATAACCCAGGAGAGGTTTGCCCG of the Lacrimispora indolis DSM 755 genome contains:
- a CDS encoding peptide-methionine (S)-S-oxide reductase encodes the protein MVETIYFAGGCLWGVQAFIKTLKGVIHTQAGRANGYSNTLEGEYDGYAECVKTEFDPDIVSVSQLMDYFFEIIDPYSMNKQGNDVGKKYRTGVYSKVPRHLEDAKNYIIERADRDKIAVEVLPLMNYVKSAEEHQDRLDRCPNDYCHIPKELLHKYS
- a CDS encoding helix-turn-helix domain-containing protein produces the protein MNDLKSIIVERMKAVRNSKQLSLDQAADLTGISKAMLSQIERGQSMPTITTLWKISTGYKVPLTYFLEQEKSNYTKIDTLNTQPVYEENEKMRTFPLFPYNPAQNLEMLYIEFEPGCVHQSARHMDGVEEYIFVQKGQLEMRLNQDETVLTETQCFRFKADVPHCYINSSKETCCILNIIFYPMMT
- a CDS encoding DMT family transporter, which gives rise to MKKALIFGIAGSFFFAFTFVFNRSMHLSGGSWIWSASLRYLFTFPILAMIVGKHRGFQHVHKVIRKNLFNWLIWSTVGFGFFYAPLSYAADYGESWLIAASWQVTIVMGILLSPVFHKRVPIKNLCISGFILIGVFLLQVHDIADLDIKRTLMTLLPILIGAVSYPLGNRKIMEASGDQLSTIQRTYGMTLCSLPFWFVLAVFGLVNTGGPSVNQTLQSLCVAVFSGVIATLLFFKATDLVKSNHKQLAVIESTQSGEVIFTLLGGIWLLGDSQPDYLGMIGISFIVLGMILNSLIVTFSKKPEINHP
- a CDS encoding pentapeptide repeat-containing protein; protein product: MGQKLLTPILPETMDFVLEDMEELSRRKDQEEAVTDVLIRNLHIAEEDLSRMRFSAVIFENCIFQDCTFEKGEFTDVVFRACDISNCNFEDSYFNRTEFLSSKGLGVKFCGNTMLHTVILDCNFNYGNFDSSRLEHIRFSDTQIRGGFLTQCRCKAVEWNRANLENASFFKTVMRGMDFTSSMIQGLVLSDGCPEIKGAVVDLYQAAELAKYLGVVIKS
- a CDS encoding CD3324 family protein, coding for MRYQKANEILPEELVELIQNYIDGEYVYIPRKQENKRTWGQRTGAREERKRRDVSIYEDYVSGICVRLLAERYYLSEKSIQRIVLQEKKNMEMK
- a CDS encoding DUF1062 domain-containing protein; amino-acid sequence: MNRNLRKQWIVTPDQLPAIIRRCPKCGKKTEFINSGKFRVNANGRLLDVWLVYRCGQCETSWNMTLWERVEAGRLEKKEYEGFLNNDPDLAAKYGNDREIFARNKAEAAASKEEYHVTTVDTAFPCGKDHAMEIEIRIPSGFDLRADVFLMKQLSVSRSRIKKWCEDGLILNGSEVLSPKGKVKDGMILQIKKEAVRSEAEEKWEYFFCQNGQGC
- the ahpC gene encoding alkyl hydroperoxide reductase subunit C, whose protein sequence is MSLIGTEVKPFKAQAFHNGEFVEVTEADFKGKWSIICFYPADFTFVCPTELEDLQNNYETFKKLGAEVYSVSTDTHFTHKAWHDNSEAIRKLTYIMIGDPSHTLSRNFDVLIEADGLADRGTFIVDPDGIIQSVEINAGNIGRDANVLIDKIKAAQYVRNNPGEVCPAKWKEGGATLKPSLDLVGKI